AAAATTGGTATACACTGCCTAAACTTGTTCAATGAATACCATTTGTATCTGAAAAAATTGCCATCGTGGAAAATTTCATCCTCCGATAAGTACCCATGTTCTAAAAAACCTTCCACACTTCTTCATGTTTTTTTCGTCATCTTGTACAATTAAAAGTACAATTATAGAGATTAAATAAAGAGTGTGCAGGATAGAGCATTACTTTGAGCAGTCGATGTTGCGAGAAATCTGGAATGGGAGATTAACACCACACAGATGAGGGATTTGAGCAGCATTCTTGAGCTGACCATTAGTAGCACTCTGAGCAACAGATTTCAAGCAAGAACAAACACTCTGGCGATCAGTTTGAGTCTTAGCCAGGCTGAGTAGAGTCTTAATCCCACTGCAGCAAGCTGGTGCAACTTTTCCTCCATTCAGGACGAAGCTAAGGCATGGAAACAGGTCGTTGTCAACAGTGTCACAGGAGATTTGTGCTTGCCCTCCATGGGAGAAACTCATGATAAGCATGGATACGAAGATTACAAGAGTCCCTAGTTTGAGGAGTCCTGATGAATTAGCCATTGTTGAGTTTGCCTTCAAAGTAAGAATGGTGAAGAAAGAAACTGATCTTTTCTTCTGGACCTGGATTTTTACAGTTGGGTTGTTATACAGACTATAGCAGTTTGAATACAATTTATAGAGGTGACTAGCCAATAGAATGTGATGCGTTGGGGTAAAAATTGTTTCCTTTTTGATAGTGATGTGTGGTGTGTACCTTAAACAATGAACAATTATTTGGACCATCTGTCTGGTAGCATTTCATAGaaagttcttcttcttctttcaagtaaaggaatcAAATTATATGAGAGAAAATCTGGATTGGTTGTTAAGATATTAGTCATAGCCGTAGTTTTGAAACTAAAACTTTGCTGGGATATAAAGGACTAGTCGTGGAAGATAAAGAAGAAAGTTTGGCTTAATTTTTAAGGCAGTTATACTTCCCTGGATGAGGGGCTAATGTAGCAACTGTGGCATCACGAAATTGGGTAGAGAATGCTATTATAACATTTTGTAACACTCCAAATAGACCATTCGATCGTtaggcagaaaaaaaaaatttcttctaaatattctttttacacatttttcaatcaccttttaaCCTTACATTTATCACATCCTACTATCGTAATTTTTTCCGAAAACATCCCCTAATATATGCAATCCAAgtgggctttttttttttttttttctaatatgTTAGTAAGACACCATTTCAAAATAGTTTACAGAGTCCAACCATCTTAATCTTTGCATTTTTGAGCAGTATCAAGGAAGCTGATTTAATTAATCAGCCAATAAATAAGTCCCCAAAGTACAAAAGACACCAGATACAGAAAAAGATCAACAGTACTTAGCTATCAAGTGAAAAGGTTGTATCCCCTCTTGGCTGTTGTTAAACGGCAAAGTTGCCTTGCCagatcaaataaaataaaacttcgTTCTACTTAGGATGTATCGCCCCTTCGCTGTTGTTAAACAGCAAAGTTGCCTTGCTAGATCACATAAACTAAAACTTCGTTCTACTAACTGATGCAGCCGTTAGACAAGAACGTTAGAACCCATGTCCAAACAATCACCAACTTTGGCAtttgttgctttttttttgttttaaattaaTATTTGTTTACCACTTTTCTGTAATGTAGCCaaagttaaaaagaaagaaagagaaaattgtCAAATTATCAAATCCTGGAATTAGAACACAAGTACTGTCCCATGGAAGATGTAATTGTATGCTAATACACGGACCCAATTTAAGACAATTAGCTAAGAAGCTAAAAAATGAAACAAGGCAGCCTAAAACCTAGGATTAACTAACTCTGACAGTGCAAGAGTCTTCTTTACATGAGTGGGTCTGGATACATGACATGACATGACATGAATAGAATGAAAATTTTAAGTTTGAATAGATACTATGTGTGATGCATCTCAAATTGCTCGTATATGGAATCTTTTTACTTTTAGCCTAGCAAAAACAGATGCAGGACTACATAAAATGAGTTGGGCAGTGTATTTAATTGCCAAAAAGCAACATCCAATTGCAGTAATTGGGGGTTAGATTTTATTTAAAACTTCATCGCCAGGCACAAACATTTTCCGtagaaatttagaaaaatccGTCAAGTGCACCAAATGTGTTTAAATATTGTAATATTGTGTACTAGATCTATTTTCGTCTAAGTTCGAGTACCAAAATCACTTAAGGATCAAAATTTAGGCACCAAACTTTACTCTTCCAAGAATTAAGGAATGGCATTGGTTCTTCATTTTCACCAAGCTTGTTCCCTTTTATGGAATTTACTTGGTTTTAGTTTAATACGAGCTGATTAATTATTGAATATGTAgccaaaattgaaaaagaaaaaagaaaagcctTGAAATTGCCAAATCCTTAATCTTGATTCCTGTATAGAATCTTTGCCACCATCATTATAGCGTTGTGACTGTTCCCTGGCAAATGCAGAAGTATACTGAAACACGAAATGAACTTCCAGAACGTATACATCATTATTTAACTACAAATTGTATAAAGATAGCAGAGAAGCCATAAACAGAACTAGtttcttatttaattttttcataAGCTACCAAAATGGGGTATATACTCTTTCATTTCACATTAACATGGCTGCAAATCAGAGatttaaaactttaaaaaaaaaaaaaaaagcaagagtGAATAAGAGAGCAAAAGTGAGTATATAAATCGGACATTGCTTCACAAATTTATGTTCTAGGGAACATATATAAGGCACGGAATAACACATTCCTTCATATGTAATTGTCCATAAGTAACAGACACGGAAATCACTTGGAAAATATTACAACCCATAAAACCATTCAAATTAAAACATTAATGCGAGACATCCCCACCAACGTGTAGCCATCAAGTGCTCAGTAATAAATTGAGTTCACCCTGCAGTACAGAATTGGAAAGAATAGAAGGATTAGTAACTTGATTAGCAAACTTGCTAATACTAAAtaggattaattttttctacagtgataatatata
This portion of the Coffea eugenioides isolate CCC68of chromosome 11, Ceug_1.0, whole genome shotgun sequence genome encodes:
- the LOC113753648 gene encoding non-specific lipid-transfer protein 1-like, encoding MANSSGLLKLGTLVIFVSMLIMSFSHGGQAQISCDTVDNDLFPCLSFVLNGGKVAPACCSGIKTLLSLAKTQTDRQSVCSCLKSVAQSATNGQLKNAAQIPHLCGVNLPFQISRNIDCSKVK